The following nucleotide sequence is from Planctomycetota bacterium.
GAAATCGCTCGACGAAGCGCTCGCGTAGAGCGCCCGCGTGCAGCCGGCGCCTGCGCCTGCCCCAGCCTGCGCCTGGGAGCGGAGCCTAACATGCAGCGCGATGAATTGTTGCGGCGTGTCAAATCCGCCCTCGAAGAGGCGTTCCCCAAACGCCTGCGCGGAGTGATTCTCTATGGAAGCGAAGCCCGCGGCACGGCCGAACCCGACAGCGATATTGACCTGCTGGTGCTGCTACAGGGCCCGGTCAATTACTGGGAGGATGTCCACACGTGCATTCACGTC
It contains:
- a CDS encoding nucleotidyltransferase domain-containing protein, with protein sequence MQRDELLRRVKSALEEAFPKRLRGVILYGSEARGTAEPDSDIDLLVLLQGPVNYWEDVHTCIHVLYPLVLEIERPIDATPADIRDYETDRWPLYREVKREGILA